The following proteins are encoded in a genomic region of Oryza brachyantha chromosome 11, ObraRS2, whole genome shotgun sequence:
- the LOC102714139 gene encoding uncharacterized protein LOC102714139 isoform X1, which yields MYRLCSASRLLSSMASAPPRWWPAGLPPQAVYPLTAALSSPDPDRFVHPIRRFVFGPQKMGISSHHGRYGVDRRTDGENNDGATKDHFGDGKENVRTTKDSEEHQKTIEYTEMATSSDEDASDSEEEAGMMSTDSEDDSCCNPPKIQTACILEDSSHRDGSIYKGNNWWKRTYRISDLDETPLEAMMLSSPKYCVMNGEECLTHGPCPMLHFVSLKLAEIADTGGPVELYGYLAARDLLDPLRNYIFHTSREDPIIVEKGSLIEISGPKRGIEILSDVLIEFDMRIKTGVGEDDLQLIDGVLVIGCETQTDVTLRRHIYGDCGAVEIKFSHLHHAVEATVQVAILEVQSHFNLSIDCYVGPLSDEMQLFCGHIAKPCGLRKFVLAAMMRNLLRLKLKVSQEEGGSYVEHFCSFEPNDHGHSCQQLNTKFASFMVKVTWSTLDFNNLENYM from the exons ATGTACCGCCTCTGCTCCGCCTCTCGACTTCTCTCCTCCATGGCATCTGCTCCGCCTCGCTGGTGGCCTGCAGGTCTTCCACCACAAGCAGTTTATCCACTGACGGCAGCATTGTCCTCTCCCGATCCCGATCGATTTGTCCATCCTATCCGCAG ATTTGTTTTTGGACCTCAGAAGATGGGCATTAGCAGTCATCATGGTCGTTATGGTGTTGATCGTCGCACAGATGGTGAAAATAATGATGGGGCAACTAAAGATCATTTTGGTGATGGTAAAGAAAATGTAAGGACCACAAAAGATAGCGAAGAACATCAAAAGACTATAGAATATACTGAGATGGCAACCAGCAGCGATGAAGATGCATCAGATAGTGAAGAAGAGGCAGGGATGATGTCAACTGATAGCGAAGATGACTCCTGTTGCAATCCCCCTAAAATTCAAACTGCGTGTATATTGGAAGATAGCAGTCACCGTGATGGTTCTATATACAAGGGCAACAACTGGTGGAAAAGGACTTATCGTATTTCTGATCTTGACGAGA CTCCGTTGGAGGCGATGATGTTATCAAGTCCTAAATACTGcgttatgaatggtgaagaatGTTTAACGCATGGACCATGTCCCATGCTGCACTTTGTCTCACTAAAACTGGCTGAAATTGCTGACACCGGTGGCCCAGTAGAGCTGTATGGATACTTAGCAGCACGGGACCTTTTGGATCCATTGCGTAACTATATATTCCATACTAGCAGGGAGGATCCCATCATCGTGGAGAAG GGTTCTCTTATTGAAATATCTGGCCCTAAACGAGGGATTGAAATATTAAGTGATGTCCTAATCGAGTTTGATATGAGGATAAAGACAGGAGTAGGAGAAGATGATCTACAGCTGATTGATGGTGTATTAGTCATTGGTTGTGAGACACAAACAGATGTAACATTAAGAAGACACATATATGGCGATTGTGGTGCGGTCGagataaaattttcacatcTACATCATGCAGTGGAGGCGACAGTACAGGTTGCCATATTGGAAGTGCAGAGTCATTTCAATCTGTCTATCGATTGTTATGTGGGTCCGTTATCTGATGAAATGCAGCTATTTTGTGGCCACATAGCCAAGCCATGTGGATTAAGGAAATTTGTGCTTGCTGCAATGATGCGTAATTTGTTGCGATTGAAGTTGAAGGTAAGCCAAGAAGAGGGGGGGTCTTACGTCGAACATTTTTGCTCGTTCGAACCAAATGATCACGGACATTCATGTCAACAGCTAAATACTAAGTTTGCATCTTTTATGGTGAAGGTTACTTGGTCGACTTTGGAttttaataatctagaaaattatatgtaa
- the LOC102714139 gene encoding uncharacterized protein LOC102714139 isoform X2 encodes MGISSHHGRYGVDRRTDGENNDGATKDHFGDGKENVRTTKDSEEHQKTIEYTEMATSSDEDASDSEEEAGMMSTDSEDDSCCNPPKIQTACILEDSSHRDGSIYKGNNWWKRTYRISDLDETPLEAMMLSSPKYCVMNGEECLTHGPCPMLHFVSLKLAEIADTGGPVELYGYLAARDLLDPLRNYIFHTSREDPIIVEKGSLIEISGPKRGIEILSDVLIEFDMRIKTGVGEDDLQLIDGVLVIGCETQTDVTLRRHIYGDCGAVEIKFSHLHHAVEATVQVAILEVQSHFNLSIDCYVGPLSDEMQLFCGHIAKPCGLRKFVLAAMMRNLLRLKLKVSQEEGGSYVEHFCSFEPNDHGHSCQQLNTKFASFMVKVTWSTLDFNNLENYM; translated from the exons ATGGGCATTAGCAGTCATCATGGTCGTTATGGTGTTGATCGTCGCACAGATGGTGAAAATAATGATGGGGCAACTAAAGATCATTTTGGTGATGGTAAAGAAAATGTAAGGACCACAAAAGATAGCGAAGAACATCAAAAGACTATAGAATATACTGAGATGGCAACCAGCAGCGATGAAGATGCATCAGATAGTGAAGAAGAGGCAGGGATGATGTCAACTGATAGCGAAGATGACTCCTGTTGCAATCCCCCTAAAATTCAAACTGCGTGTATATTGGAAGATAGCAGTCACCGTGATGGTTCTATATACAAGGGCAACAACTGGTGGAAAAGGACTTATCGTATTTCTGATCTTGACGAGA CTCCGTTGGAGGCGATGATGTTATCAAGTCCTAAATACTGcgttatgaatggtgaagaatGTTTAACGCATGGACCATGTCCCATGCTGCACTTTGTCTCACTAAAACTGGCTGAAATTGCTGACACCGGTGGCCCAGTAGAGCTGTATGGATACTTAGCAGCACGGGACCTTTTGGATCCATTGCGTAACTATATATTCCATACTAGCAGGGAGGATCCCATCATCGTGGAGAAG GGTTCTCTTATTGAAATATCTGGCCCTAAACGAGGGATTGAAATATTAAGTGATGTCCTAATCGAGTTTGATATGAGGATAAAGACAGGAGTAGGAGAAGATGATCTACAGCTGATTGATGGTGTATTAGTCATTGGTTGTGAGACACAAACAGATGTAACATTAAGAAGACACATATATGGCGATTGTGGTGCGGTCGagataaaattttcacatcTACATCATGCAGTGGAGGCGACAGTACAGGTTGCCATATTGGAAGTGCAGAGTCATTTCAATCTGTCTATCGATTGTTATGTGGGTCCGTTATCTGATGAAATGCAGCTATTTTGTGGCCACATAGCCAAGCCATGTGGATTAAGGAAATTTGTGCTTGCTGCAATGATGCGTAATTTGTTGCGATTGAAGTTGAAGGTAAGCCAAGAAGAGGGGGGGTCTTACGTCGAACATTTTTGCTCGTTCGAACCAAATGATCACGGACATTCATGTCAACAGCTAAATACTAAGTTTGCATCTTTTATGGTGAAGGTTACTTGGTCGACTTTGGAttttaataatctagaaaattatatgtaa
- the LOC102718133 gene encoding protein FAR-RED ELONGATED HYPOCOTYL 3-like isoform X1: protein MRMYNLRKKWAAAFLNGRVFLGMKSNQRSESLNSKLHRFLDRKMSLVVLVEHYEHCLSRMRHQEAELDAKASQSLPFTDNDASPIEKDAACVFTPRAFKKVKMEIYKVMDWEFIDIIDEDICVRYVLSLKQTEKIIIVKCLYEEASLVSVVCPCRKMECESIPCEHIFSVIHFLNLERIPECCIVPRWTLRAKYAFPSDRYGEVYTWSEQMERYRQLHTFGSEAFFKCSMSEERTLKVMKFLQSLIHEDETSASIDMESQYGHVIGQSSRSNIGYTDHVHDPIEVIPKGAPTRRMRGFLEKRERKCGYCRVRSHTIRTCSIYLRWLKMCDLAIGLKNLAEMCCWKHCSLTVCLYGFLFSAGCKLKCWFHSLRRPFIYCLLYAYFITL, encoded by the exons ATGAGGATGTATAATCTTAGAAAGAAATGGGCTGCTGCCTTCTTAAATGGTAGAGTTTTTCTAGGTATGAAAAGCAATCAACGAAGTGAGAGCTTGAACTCAAAACTTCATCGGTTTTTGGATCGTAAGATGAGTCTAGTAGTGTTGGTTGAACACTATGAGCATTGCTTGTCACGTATGCGTCACCAGGAGGCTGAATTAGATGCGAAGGCTTCACAATCCTTACCTTTCACGGATAATGATGCTAGCCCCATTGAGAAAGACGCAGCATGTGTATTCACACCAAGAGCTTTCAAGAAGGTGAAGATGGAGATTTATAAAGTGATGGACTGGGAATTCATTGATATTATAGACGAGGACATTTGTGTGAGGTATGTTCTTTCTTTGAAGCAAActgaaaaaattattatcGTCAAGTGCTTGTATGAGGAAGCATCCTTAGTTAGTGTTGTCTGCCCATGTCGGAAAATGGAGTGTGAATCTATACCATGTGAGCATATCTTCTCAGTTATCCATTTCTTAAATCTAGAAAGGATTCCAGAGTGTTGCATAGTTCCTAGGTGGACATTGAGAGCGAAGTATGCATTTCCTTCAGATAGGTATGGGGAAGTATATACTTGGTCCGAGCAGATGGAACGATATAGACAGCTGCATACATTTGGTAGCGAAGCATTTTTCAAATGCTCGATGTCTGAAGAAAGAACATTGAAGGTGATGAAATTCCTGCAGAGTTTGATCCATGAGGATGAAACTAGTGCTTCAATTGATATGGAAAGTCAGTATGGTCATGTCATTGGGCAAAGTTCACGATCTAACATTGGTTATACTGATCATGTACATGATCCTATAGAAGTAATTCCTAAAGGTGCCCCTACTAGAAGAATGAGAGGATTcttagaaaaaagagaaaggaaatgTGGATATTGTCGTGTTCGTAGTCATACTATCCGAACGTGTTCTATTTATCTAAG GTGGCTCAAGATGTGTGATTTGGCCATAGGATTGAAGAATCTGGCAGAGATGTGTTGTTGGAAGCACTGTTCGTTGACAGTGTGCCTGTATGGTTTCTTATTTTCAGCTGGCTGTAAACTAAAGTGTTGGTTTCATTCATTGCGAAGACCCTTTATATATTGCTTGTTGTATGCATATTTTATCACTCTATGA
- the LOC102718133 gene encoding protein FAR-RED ELONGATED HYPOCOTYL 3-like isoform X2, whose product MRMYNLRKKWAAAFLNGRVFLGMKSNQRSESLNSKLHRFLDRKMSLVVLVEHYEHCLSRMRHQEAELDAKASQSLPFTDNDASPIEKDAACVFTPRAFKKVKMEIYKVMDWEFIDIIDEDICVRYVLSLKQTEKIIIVKCLYEEASLVSVVCPCRKMECESIPCEHIFSVIHFLNLERIPECCIVPRWTLRAKYAFPSDRYGEVYTWSEQMERYRQLHTFGSEAFFKCSMSEERTLKVMKFLQSLIHEDETSASIDMESQYGHVIGQSSRSNIGYTDHVHDPIEVIPKGAPTRRMRGFLEKRERKCGYCRVRSHTIRTCSIYLRKVAQDV is encoded by the exons ATGAGGATGTATAATCTTAGAAAGAAATGGGCTGCTGCCTTCTTAAATGGTAGAGTTTTTCTAGGTATGAAAAGCAATCAACGAAGTGAGAGCTTGAACTCAAAACTTCATCGGTTTTTGGATCGTAAGATGAGTCTAGTAGTGTTGGTTGAACACTATGAGCATTGCTTGTCACGTATGCGTCACCAGGAGGCTGAATTAGATGCGAAGGCTTCACAATCCTTACCTTTCACGGATAATGATGCTAGCCCCATTGAGAAAGACGCAGCATGTGTATTCACACCAAGAGCTTTCAAGAAGGTGAAGATGGAGATTTATAAAGTGATGGACTGGGAATTCATTGATATTATAGACGAGGACATTTGTGTGAGGTATGTTCTTTCTTTGAAGCAAActgaaaaaattattatcGTCAAGTGCTTGTATGAGGAAGCATCCTTAGTTAGTGTTGTCTGCCCATGTCGGAAAATGGAGTGTGAATCTATACCATGTGAGCATATCTTCTCAGTTATCCATTTCTTAAATCTAGAAAGGATTCCAGAGTGTTGCATAGTTCCTAGGTGGACATTGAGAGCGAAGTATGCATTTCCTTCAGATAGGTATGGGGAAGTATATACTTGGTCCGAGCAGATGGAACGATATAGACAGCTGCATACATTTGGTAGCGAAGCATTTTTCAAATGCTCGATGTCTGAAGAAAGAACATTGAAGGTGATGAAATTCCTGCAGAGTTTGATCCATGAGGATGAAACTAGTGCTTCAATTGATATGGAAAGTCAGTATGGTCATGTCATTGGGCAAAGTTCACGATCTAACATTGGTTATACTGATCATGTACATGATCCTATAGAAGTAATTCCTAAAGGTGCCCCTACTAGAAGAATGAGAGGATTcttagaaaaaagagaaaggaaatgTGGATATTGTCGTGTTCGTAGTCATACTATCCGAACGTGTTCTATTTATCTAAG GAAGGTGGCTCAAGATGTGTGA